A genomic region of Acidobacteriota bacterium contains the following coding sequences:
- a CDS encoding SRPBCC family protein, translated as MASQTVVTAEEGKQELFIFREFEAPREFVFRAYTDPDLYVQWVGPNDLTMTIEEWDCRDGGSYRFTHERGGHKYAFFGVNHEVLAPERLIGTFEFDGLPERGHVILGTTKSEDLGNGRSHIVHQSVFQSVTDRDGMIQSGMERGVREGYKKLDDLLSKMSAS; from the coding sequence AAGGTAAGCAGGAATTATTCATCTTTCGCGAATTTGAAGCTCCCCGAGAATTCGTATTCAGGGCGTATACCGATCCGGATCTATATGTCCAATGGGTCGGCCCAAACGATCTTACGATGACGATCGAAGAATGGGACTGCCGTGACGGAGGTTCTTATAGATTCACTCACGAACGGGGCGGCCATAAATATGCATTTTTTGGAGTCAATCACGAGGTGCTCGCACCGGAACGCTTGATCGGCACCTTTGAATTCGATGGTCTGCCCGAACGCGGACACGTTATCTTAGGCACAACCAAATCCGAGGACCTTGGCAATGGCCGCAGCCACATCGTACATCAATCGGTTTTCCAGTCAGTTACCGATCGAGATGGAATGATCCAGTCAGGCATGGAACGCGGCGTCCGCGAAGGTTACAAAAAACTCGACGATCTGCTTTCGAAAATGTCGGCGTCCTAA
- a CDS encoding VOC family protein: MQKVTTFIMFKDQSGAAMEFYASVIPDCRVASKIPGPDGSVADGTFEIESQRFLCYNGGTYPQFELTQGISLMIEANTQSEIDLLYDGLSESGEQQPCGWLVDKFGLSWQITPRRLMDLLGDSDREKSGRVAQAMFKMSKIIIADLEAAAAG, from the coding sequence ATGCAAAAAGTAACCACGTTCATAATGTTCAAAGATCAGTCCGGCGCTGCAATGGAATTCTACGCGTCGGTGATTCCCGATTGCAGAGTCGCTTCTAAGATACCGGGCCCGGACGGAAGTGTCGCCGACGGAACCTTTGAGATCGAAAGCCAGCGATTCCTTTGTTACAATGGCGGCACGTACCCGCAATTCGAGCTGACCCAGGGGATCTCACTTATGATCGAAGCAAACACGCAATCCGAGATCGACCTTCTCTATGACGGTTTGAGCGAAAGCGGAGAACAACAGCCGTGCGGTTGGTTGGTCGACAAATTTGGACTATCGTGGCAGATCACGCCGCGTCGATTAATGGATCTACTTGGCGACAGCGATAGAGAAAAGTCAGGTCGCGTCGCGCAGGCGATGTTTAAGATGTCAAAGATCATAATTGCCGATCTAGAAGCCGCGGCGGCAGGCTAA
- a CDS encoding DUF1801 domain-containing protein, which produces MHKTKLSKLSGPEQVSAFFDQLDTPLKPTLELIRKIILGIDESITEHIKWNAPSYCHSGDDRVTFNLHKDSLILLIFHRGAKPKTPKSSRRLIDDKSGLLEWPANDRAVLKLTGLDDVMAKKAILESIVCKWIEAAAD; this is translated from the coding sequence ATTCATAAGACAAAACTTTCGAAATTGTCAGGCCCCGAGCAGGTTTCCGCGTTCTTTGATCAGCTCGACACCCCTTTGAAACCTACATTGGAGCTGATCCGAAAGATCATTTTGGGCATCGACGAATCGATAACCGAGCACATCAAATGGAACGCACCGAGCTACTGTCACAGCGGAGATGACCGGGTGACGTTTAACCTCCATAAAGACAGCCTTATACTGCTGATCTTTCATCGCGGCGCCAAACCGAAAACACCGAAAAGCAGCCGGCGTCTGATCGATGACAAATCGGGCCTTCTTGAATGGCCGGCAAATGACCGCGCCGTGCTGAAACTCACGGGTCTGGACGATGTAATGGCGAAGAAGGCAATACTTGAATCGATCGTTTGCAAGTGGATCGAGGCCGCGGCCGATTGA
- a CDS encoding DNA alkylation repair protein, giving the protein MDLTAAYFTEKLLALQSDDELRKHKRYFKFDPENQPTDNYFIGVRMGSIFSLGKEHSHMPVDEIEKLMESPIHEIRVGAMSIMGQCAKGKRCRPERLKELFELYIRRHDRINNWDLVDRGAYYVVGQYLADKSRDILLDLARSQDRWERRTAIVATAHFILKLKQVEDTFRIAEILVNDPEDLVNKGTGWMLRSAGEVDRTRLIAFLDKHAATMPRVLLRYSIEKLNKSQREYYLAMKSTN; this is encoded by the coding sequence ATGGATCTAACTGCGGCATATTTCACCGAAAAACTGCTGGCACTACAGTCGGACGATGAATTGCGCAAGCATAAACGCTATTTCAAGTTCGATCCTGAAAACCAACCGACCGACAACTATTTCATCGGCGTCCGCATGGGCAGCATTTTCTCACTTGGCAAAGAGCATTCACACATGCCGGTTGATGAGATCGAAAAACTCATGGAAAGTCCGATCCATGAGATCCGCGTCGGTGCAATGAGCATCATGGGGCAATGTGCCAAAGGCAAACGGTGCCGGCCCGAACGTCTCAAGGAACTCTTCGAACTCTATATCCGCCGTCACGATCGGATAAATAACTGGGATCTCGTCGACCGTGGCGCGTATTACGTCGTTGGCCAATACCTAGCCGACAAGTCGCGAGATATACTCCTTGATCTCGCTCGTTCCCAAGATCGATGGGAACGCCGCACCGCGATCGTTGCGACCGCTCATTTCATCCTGAAACTCAAACAGGTCGAAGACACATTCCGCATCGCTGAGATCTTGGTAAACGACCCCGAGGACCTCGTCAACAAAGGCACCGGCTGGATGCTCAGGTCCGCCGGTGAGGTTGACCGAACGCGTTTGATCGCTTTCCTCGACAAACACGCCGCAACAATGCCGCGTGTACTCCTTCGATATTCGATCGAGAAGCTAAATAAGTCTCAGCGTGAATACTATCTGGCGATGAAATCAACAAACTGA